One segment of Microbacterium arborescens DNA contains the following:
- a CDS encoding M24 family metallopeptidase: MVDDAILIYASTLAADMRHVIPHDVHDPFLYIEIAGAPHVAIKSLEAARMRDVPGMTVFPLDELGFDEFRAAGQDPDLAELSTLVAACRRLGVTGAAVPPTFPLEVADHLRANGIDVRVDRDLFVQRRRVKTPHELAGIRRAQVAAEAGVSLVADAMHRSTVAADGGLMLDGVPLTCEDLKDRIRSVFLRNGCEDAGMIVAHGAQTCIGHHAGSGQIFEGEPVTVDICPRDIASGGNSDMTRTFVKGDIDDELAFYYDIVKKSFDATLAAIRPGLPVAELHRISCEPIEAAGQPTQLTKKPGEVLDEGYFHSLGHGVGLEVHEPPSLNQNDAVLVAGDVIAIEPGCYRQGFGGVRLEDIVLVTEDGYELISDYPYDLVPVSLPRGK; this comes from the coding sequence GTGGTGGACGACGCCATCCTCATCTACGCGAGCACGCTGGCAGCCGACATGCGCCACGTCATCCCCCACGACGTGCACGACCCGTTCCTCTACATCGAGATCGCGGGAGCGCCGCACGTGGCGATCAAGTCGCTCGAAGCGGCACGCATGCGCGACGTCCCGGGCATGACGGTCTTCCCGCTCGATGAGCTCGGCTTCGACGAGTTCCGTGCGGCCGGCCAAGACCCCGACCTCGCCGAGCTCTCCACCCTGGTCGCCGCCTGCCGCCGTCTGGGCGTGACCGGCGCCGCCGTGCCGCCCACCTTCCCGCTCGAGGTCGCCGACCACCTGCGCGCCAACGGCATCGACGTGCGTGTCGACCGCGACCTCTTCGTCCAGCGTCGGCGCGTGAAGACTCCGCACGAGCTCGCCGGCATCCGCCGTGCGCAGGTGGCCGCGGAAGCGGGTGTCTCGCTCGTCGCCGACGCGATGCACCGCTCGACGGTCGCAGCAGACGGCGGGCTCATGCTCGACGGTGTGCCGCTCACGTGCGAGGACCTCAAGGACCGCATCCGCTCGGTCTTCCTGCGCAACGGGTGCGAAGACGCCGGCATGATCGTCGCCCACGGCGCGCAGACCTGCATCGGTCACCACGCGGGGTCAGGACAGATCTTCGAGGGCGAGCCCGTGACCGTCGACATCTGCCCGCGCGACATCGCCTCGGGCGGCAACTCCGACATGACCCGCACGTTCGTCAAGGGCGACATCGACGACGAGCTCGCGTTCTACTACGACATCGTCAAGAAGTCGTTCGACGCGACGCTGGCCGCGATCCGCCCCGGTCTGCCGGTGGCCGAGCTCCACCGCATCTCGTGCGAGCCGATCGAAGCCGCGGGCCAGCCCACCCAACTGACCAAGAAGCCCGGCGAGGTGCTCGACGAGGGCTACTTCCATTCGCTCGGGCACGGCGTGGGGCTCGAGGTCCACGAGCCGCCGAGCCTCAACCAGAACGATGCGGTCCTCGTCGCCGGCGACGTCATCGCCATCGAGCCGGGCTGCTATCGGCAGGGCTTCGGCGGCGTTCGCCTGGAGGACATCGTGCTCGTGACCGAGGACGGCTACGAGCTCATCTCGGACTACCCCTACGACCTCGTTCCGGTGTCGTTGCCCCGAGGCAAGTGA
- a CDS encoding ABC transporter permease produces MLWFIGRRLLQLIPVFFGATLLIYALVFLLPGDPIAALYGERQPSPAVIEAVRAQYNLDKPFIVQYFLYIGALLQGDWGTTFSGRPVIDVMAQAFPITLRLAVLALAIEAVFGIVVGLIAGLRKGKLFDATALVVSLLLISVPTFVIGFVLQYVLGIQLGWFRTTVSAGAPWNELLLPAIVLATVSFAYIVRLTRSSVAENLSADFVRTATAKGLSRPRVVTVHVLRNSLVPVVTYLGVDLGSLMVGAIVTESIFNINGVGGTIYRAITIGEGPTVVSFVAIMVIIIMLANLLVDLLYAWLDPRIRYAK; encoded by the coding sequence ATGCTCTGGTTCATCGGTCGACGGCTGCTGCAGCTGATCCCCGTCTTCTTCGGGGCGACCCTTCTCATCTACGCCCTCGTCTTCCTCTTGCCGGGAGACCCGATCGCCGCCCTGTACGGCGAGCGTCAACCGTCTCCCGCCGTCATCGAGGCGGTGAGGGCGCAGTACAACCTCGACAAGCCGTTCATCGTGCAGTACTTCCTGTACATCGGGGCGCTGCTGCAGGGCGACTGGGGCACGACGTTCTCGGGCCGTCCCGTCATCGACGTGATGGCTCAGGCGTTCCCGATCACGCTGCGACTGGCGGTCCTCGCCCTCGCGATCGAAGCGGTCTTCGGCATCGTCGTCGGTCTCATCGCGGGCCTGCGCAAGGGCAAGCTCTTCGACGCCACCGCCCTGGTCGTCAGCCTGCTCCTCATCTCTGTGCCGACCTTCGTCATCGGCTTCGTTTTGCAGTACGTCCTCGGCATCCAACTCGGGTGGTTCCGCACCACCGTCAGTGCGGGTGCGCCCTGGAACGAGCTCCTCCTGCCGGCGATCGTGCTCGCGACGGTCTCGTTCGCCTACATCGTCCGGCTCACCCGCTCATCGGTCGCCGAGAATCTCTCCGCCGACTTCGTCCGCACGGCGACGGCGAAAGGCCTCAGCCGCCCGCGCGTCGTCACGGTGCACGTGCTCCGCAACTCGCTCGTTCCGGTCGTGACCTACCTCGGCGTCGATCTCGGATCGCTCATGGTCGGGGCGATCGTCACCGAGAGCATCTTCAACATCAACGGCGTCGGCGGCACGATCTATCGCGCCATCACGATCGGGGAGGGGCCCACCGTCGTGTCCTTCGTCGCCATCATGGTCATCATCATCATGCTGGCGAACCTGCTCGTCGACCTCCTGTACGCCTGGCTCGACCCGAGGATCCGCTATGCCAAGTAA
- a CDS encoding ABC transporter substrate-binding protein has product MRFTRISMAAASAAALALVVAGCAPADGGDQEANSTSQSIAVSVGPNDFISYNGFTPETYSTYNSAIVDRLLAGFSYFDEVGAIQPNADLGSYELISEDPMVVEYTIADDAKWSDGTPITVADAVLAWGVQNPNLAGAEGPLFNSVSQDLGDTVPAGPQGDADAKSFTVEFAAPDPDWQIQTWLLSPAHVVAEQGGLSTEELVEAIRGGDAAALADAADFWNTGWNTAPGTLPDEALIPSSGPYVLSSWEAGQSVTLKRNENYYGEPAANDELVIRFVEQDAMVQALQNGDLDVIAPQPSVDTVSQIEELGDAAQLLTGQTLTWEHLDFNFKGNASLANSLELRQAFAMCVPRQQIVDNLIKPVSADAEVMNAREVFPFQENYDEVVSAAYDGRYDEPNLEEAKALVDAAGAAGTVVRIGYSAPNPRRADEVALIKSSCDQAGFDIQDVGNADFFQPGGTQERGDYDVALFAWAGSGQITSGQNIYATDKPQNYGGYSSPVVDQAWQTLVTSLDESVHLEQTKIIEKQLWDDLFGIPLFAHPGVDAAAADIQNAQHSVGQTGIMWNAEKWSRAE; this is encoded by the coding sequence ATGCGTTTTACGCGTATCTCCATGGCGGCCGCGAGCGCCGCAGCCCTGGCGCTCGTCGTCGCCGGCTGCGCGCCGGCGGACGGCGGCGACCAGGAGGCGAACTCGACGAGCCAGTCGATCGCCGTTTCGGTCGGTCCGAACGACTTCATCAGCTACAACGGCTTCACGCCGGAGACGTACTCGACGTACAACTCCGCGATCGTGGACCGGCTCCTCGCGGGCTTCAGCTACTTCGACGAGGTCGGGGCCATTCAGCCCAACGCCGACCTGGGCTCGTATGAGCTGATCTCCGAAGACCCGATGGTCGTCGAGTACACCATCGCCGATGACGCGAAGTGGTCGGATGGCACGCCCATCACGGTCGCCGACGCCGTTCTCGCGTGGGGCGTGCAGAACCCGAACCTCGCCGGCGCCGAGGGCCCCCTCTTCAACTCCGTTTCGCAGGACCTGGGCGACACCGTTCCCGCGGGCCCGCAGGGTGACGCCGACGCGAAGTCGTTCACCGTCGAGTTCGCCGCGCCCGACCCCGACTGGCAGATCCAGACCTGGCTGCTCAGCCCCGCGCACGTCGTCGCCGAGCAGGGCGGCCTGTCGACCGAGGAGCTCGTCGAGGCGATCCGCGGCGGCGACGCGGCTGCTCTCGCCGACGCGGCCGACTTCTGGAACACCGGATGGAACACCGCGCCCGGCACTCTGCCGGACGAGGCGCTCATCCCCAGCTCCGGTCCGTACGTGCTCTCGTCGTGGGAGGCCGGACAGTCGGTGACCCTCAAGCGCAATGAGAACTACTACGGCGAGCCCGCGGCCAATGACGAGCTCGTCATCCGCTTCGTCGAGCAGGACGCAATGGTCCAGGCGCTGCAGAACGGTGACCTCGACGTCATCGCCCCGCAGCCCTCGGTCGACACCGTCTCGCAGATCGAGGAGCTCGGCGACGCCGCTCAGCTGCTGACCGGCCAGACCCTGACGTGGGAGCACCTCGACTTCAACTTCAAGGGCAACGCGTCGCTCGCGAACAGCCTCGAGCTGCGCCAGGCGTTCGCGATGTGCGTTCCGCGCCAGCAGATCGTCGACAACCTCATCAAGCCCGTGAGCGCCGACGCCGAGGTCATGAACGCCCGCGAGGTGTTCCCGTTCCAGGAGAACTACGACGAGGTCGTCTCGGCTGCCTACGACGGCCGCTACGACGAGCCGAACCTCGAAGAGGCCAAGGCCCTCGTCGACGCCGCCGGTGCTGCCGGCACGGTCGTCCGTATCGGCTACTCGGCGCCCAACCCGCGTCGCGCTGACGAGGTCGCCCTCATCAAGTCGTCCTGCGACCAGGCCGGCTTCGACATCCAGGACGTCGGCAACGCCGACTTCTTCCAGCCCGGCGGAACCCAGGAGCGCGGCGACTACGACGTGGCACTGTTCGCCTGGGCCGGCTCCGGCCAGATCACCTCGGGCCAGAACATCTACGCCACCGACAAGCCGCAGAACTACGGCGGCTACTCGAGCCCGGTCGTCGACCAGGCGTGGCAGACGCTGGTGACGAGCCTCGACGAGTCGGTGCACCTCGAGCAGACGAAGATCATCGAGAAGCAGCTGTGGGACGACCTGTTCGGCATCCCGCTGTTCGCTCACCCCGGTGTCGACGCTGCGGCCGCCGACATCCAGAACGCTCAGCACTCCGTGGGCCAGACCGGCATCATGTGGAACGCCGAGAAGTGGTCGCGCGCAGAATAA
- a CDS encoding peptide ABC transporter substrate-binding protein, whose product MSRRRWGVGAIALVSAVTLTLAGCSAGGDSNTGGGSNASAIITTNGTEPQNPLLTFGTTETGGGRILTSMYAGLVSYKADGTIENEVASSIESDDNVVWTITVADGWKFSNGEEITAKTFVDTWTAGAQDENGAYWFYTIEGASDDGSTAPTGLAVVDDMTFTVTLKAPDADFPLRLGYTAYMPLPSVAFEDLEAFGENPVGNGPYMLDGEGAWRHNEGINLVPNPDYKGVREVKNDGLNIVFYTSLESAYADAQGGNLDVLDTVPDTAFATYETDFPERSVNQPAAIFQGFNIPFYLPNFGNDEEGQLRRAAISMAINREEITDTIFQGTRTPATDFTSPVVEGWSDDLPGSEVLEYNPEEAKAKWAEAEAISPYAGPFTITYNSDGGHQAWVDAVANSIANTLGIEAVGSPQPTFAAALDLRTSGTLTGATRAGWQADYPSQGNFLSAQYSTGASSNYEGYTNPEFDQLLTQAASAPSIEDAAGLYEQAQEILMRDLPSVPLWYQNAVGVWGEGVDNVVFGWDSVPLYNQVTKG is encoded by the coding sequence ATGTCGAGACGACGTTGGGGAGTCGGCGCGATCGCGCTGGTGTCCGCCGTCACGCTCACGCTGGCCGGTTGCTCGGCCGGCGGCGACAGCAACACGGGCGGGGGCTCCAACGCCTCCGCGATCATCACCACGAACGGCACCGAGCCGCAGAACCCGCTGCTGACCTTCGGCACCACCGAGACCGGCGGTGGCCGCATCCTCACCTCGATGTACGCGGGTCTGGTCAGCTACAAGGCGGACGGCACGATCGAGAACGAGGTCGCTTCCTCGATCGAAAGCGACGACAACGTGGTGTGGACCATCACCGTCGCCGACGGCTGGAAGTTCAGCAACGGTGAGGAGATCACCGCGAAGACCTTCGTCGACACCTGGACCGCCGGCGCGCAGGACGAGAACGGCGCGTACTGGTTCTACACGATCGAGGGTGCGTCCGACGACGGCAGCACCGCCCCGACGGGCCTCGCGGTCGTCGATGACATGACCTTCACGGTCACGCTCAAGGCTCCCGACGCCGACTTCCCGCTGCGTCTCGGCTACACGGCTTACATGCCGCTGCCGTCCGTCGCTTTCGAAGACCTCGAGGCGTTCGGCGAGAACCCGGTCGGCAACGGCCCGTACATGCTCGACGGCGAGGGCGCCTGGCGCCACAACGAGGGCATCAACCTCGTTCCGAACCCCGACTACAAGGGTGTGCGCGAGGTCAAGAACGACGGTCTGAACATCGTCTTCTACACCTCTCTCGAGTCGGCTTACGCCGACGCGCAGGGCGGCAACCTCGACGTGCTCGACACCGTTCCCGACACCGCGTTCGCGACCTACGAGACGGACTTCCCGGAGCGTTCGGTCAACCAGCCCGCCGCGATCTTCCAGGGCTTCAACATCCCCTTCTACCTGCCGAACTTCGGCAACGACGAAGAGGGTCAGCTCCGTCGCGCCGCCATCTCGATGGCGATCAACCGGGAAGAGATCACCGACACGATCTTCCAGGGCACGCGCACGCCGGCCACCGACTTCACGTCGCCGGTCGTCGAGGGCTGGAGCGACGACCTGCCGGGCTCCGAGGTTCTCGAGTACAACCCCGAAGAGGCGAAGGCGAAGTGGGCCGAGGCCGAGGCGATCAGCCCGTACGCCGGACCGTTCACCATCACGTACAACTCCGATGGCGGCCACCAGGCTTGGGTGGATGCTGTCGCGAACAGCATCGCCAACACGCTCGGTATCGAGGCGGTTGGTTCACCGCAGCCGACGTTCGCCGCTGCGCTCGACCTGCGCACGTCCGGCACCCTCACCGGCGCCACCCGCGCCGGATGGCAGGCCGACTACCCGTCGCAGGGTAACTTCCTGTCGGCGCAGTACAGCACCGGCGCGAGCTCGAACTACGAGGGCTACACCAACCCCGAGTTCGACCAGCTGCTGACGCAGGCCGCATCGGCTCCGTCCATCGAGGACGCGGCCGGCCTGTACGAGCAGGCTCAGGAGATCCTGATGCGCGATCTGCCCAGCGTTCCGCTGTGGTACCAGAACGCCGTCGGTGTCTGGGGCGAGGGCGTCGACAACGTCGTCTTCGGCTGGGACTCGGTGCCGCTGTACAACCAGGTCACCAAGGGCTGA
- a CDS encoding ABC transporter permease: MPSNLRRNQEHFVAPEEETPLQAIDAVSTDDKPRTVWSDAWQSMRRRPMFWVSAVLIVLILFVAMFPGLFSPVSPTANCQLADSNAGPRAGHIFGFTRQGCDVYARVIYGTQSSVMVGFIATLMVTIFGSVVGALAGYYGGILDAILSRVADIFFAIPTVLGAIVFMSVVPDRTPLVVALVIAVFAWPQIARIMRGAVLTAKQADYVVASIALGVSRWRVLLRHVLPNAIAPVIAVATVSLGTFIVAEATLSFLGIGLPGTVMSWGNDINSARQSLTTSPMVLIYPAAALSVTVLSFLMLGDVVRDALDPKERARR; the protein is encoded by the coding sequence ATGCCAAGTAATCTCCGCCGGAATCAGGAACACTTCGTCGCTCCCGAAGAGGAGACGCCGCTCCAGGCGATCGACGCGGTCTCGACCGACGACAAGCCGCGCACCGTCTGGAGCGACGCGTGGCAGTCGATGCGCCGCCGACCCATGTTCTGGGTCTCGGCCGTCCTCATCGTGCTGATCCTCTTCGTCGCGATGTTCCCCGGGCTCTTCTCGCCTGTGTCGCCGACCGCGAATTGTCAGCTGGCCGACAGCAACGCCGGGCCGCGCGCCGGACACATCTTCGGGTTCACCCGTCAGGGCTGCGATGTCTACGCCCGCGTGATCTACGGAACGCAGTCGTCGGTCATGGTCGGCTTCATCGCGACGCTGATGGTCACGATCTTCGGCTCCGTCGTCGGCGCCCTCGCCGGGTACTACGGCGGCATCCTCGACGCGATCCTCTCGCGCGTGGCCGACATCTTCTTCGCCATCCCCACGGTCCTCGGTGCCATCGTCTTCATGTCGGTCGTCCCCGACCGGACGCCGCTCGTCGTCGCCCTCGTCATCGCCGTGTTCGCGTGGCCTCAGATCGCCCGCATCATGCGCGGTGCGGTCCTGACGGCGAAGCAGGCGGACTACGTCGTGGCGTCCATCGCCCTCGGCGTCTCGCGGTGGCGCGTCCTGCTGCGTCACGTCCTGCCCAACGCGATCGCTCCGGTGATCGCCGTGGCCACCGTCTCGCTCGGCACGTTCATCGTCGCCGAGGCGACCCTGTCGTTCCTCGGCATCGGCCTGCCCGGCACGGTGATGAGCTGGGGCAACGACATCAACTCCGCGCGTCAGTCGCTCACCACGAGCCCGATGGTGCTGATCTACCCCGCTGCCGCGCTGTCGGTGACGGTCCTGTCCTTCCTCATGCTGGGCGACGTCGTGCGCGACGCCCTCGACCCGAAGGAGCGTGCCCGCCGATGA
- a CDS encoding dipeptide ABC transporter ATP-binding protein — protein MSDTTSSDATPLLDIRNLHVGFQTKAGLVPAVRGVDLTIYPRQSVAIVGESGSGKSTTAQAIIRLLPGTGRITDGQIMFEGRDLAALTNRELQAVRGAQIGYVPQDPMSNLNPVLTVGFQVREAVRSNRSATGRAAVRDRAVEVLTEAGLPDAEDRMRQYPHQFSGGMRQRALIGIGLSARPKLLIADEPTSALDVTVQRQILDHLGSLTSDFGTSVLFITHDLGLAAERAEHLVVMYRGRVVESGPSQEILADPKHPYTKRLVSAAPSLASRRIQAVRHHEDVDVFGAGEEFLARAEEREAEAESVAARSDFIDIRNARRVYKVRTGGLSSKEIVAVDDVSIQVAKGTTTAIVGESGSGKSTLAKLFLQLERLTSGEIHFDGKKLGGLNRAEELAFRRRVQPVFQDPYGTLDPQYSVGDTIAEPMRVHKFGSQKERSARVRELLDQVSLPTAAKDRYPSELSGGQRQRVAIARALALKPDVLVLDEAVSALDVLVQGQILNLLTELQTELDLTYLFITHDLAVVRLVADNVSVMRRGRLVESATTDEVFDHSTEDYTRELLAAIPGAGFQFGV, from the coding sequence ATGAGCGACACCACGTCCTCGGATGCCACGCCGCTGCTGGACATCCGCAACCTCCACGTCGGGTTCCAGACGAAGGCCGGGCTCGTTCCCGCCGTCCGTGGCGTCGACCTGACGATCTATCCGCGCCAGTCGGTGGCGATCGTGGGCGAGTCTGGTTCCGGCAAGTCCACCACCGCGCAGGCGATCATCCGTCTGCTCCCCGGAACCGGACGCATCACCGACGGTCAGATCATGTTCGAGGGCCGCGATCTCGCGGCGCTGACGAACCGTGAGCTGCAGGCCGTGCGCGGAGCCCAGATCGGTTACGTCCCGCAGGACCCGATGTCGAACCTCAACCCCGTGCTGACCGTGGGCTTCCAGGTTCGCGAGGCCGTCCGGTCGAACCGCAGCGCAACGGGACGGGCAGCCGTCCGCGACCGCGCGGTCGAGGTGCTCACCGAAGCCGGTCTTCCGGATGCCGAGGATCGGATGCGGCAGTACCCGCACCAGTTCTCCGGCGGAATGCGCCAGCGTGCGCTCATCGGGATCGGCTTGTCGGCCCGCCCGAAGCTTCTCATCGCCGACGAGCCGACGTCGGCTCTCGACGTGACGGTCCAGCGCCAGATCCTCGATCACCTGGGCTCCCTCACGTCCGACTTCGGCACCTCGGTGCTGTTCATCACCCACGACCTCGGACTCGCCGCCGAGCGTGCCGAGCACCTCGTCGTGATGTACCGCGGCCGCGTGGTCGAGTCGGGGCCGTCGCAGGAGATCCTCGCCGACCCCAAGCACCCGTACACCAAGCGGCTCGTGTCGGCCGCGCCGAGCCTCGCCTCACGCCGCATCCAAGCCGTGCGTCACCACGAGGACGTCGACGTGTTCGGCGCCGGGGAGGAGTTCCTCGCCCGGGCAGAGGAGCGCGAAGCCGAGGCGGAGTCGGTCGCCGCTCGCAGCGACTTCATCGACATCCGCAACGCGCGACGCGTCTACAAGGTGCGGACCGGCGGGCTCTCCTCGAAGGAGATCGTCGCGGTCGATGACGTCAGCATCCAGGTGGCCAAGGGGACGACGACCGCGATCGTCGGCGAGTCGGGGTCGGGCAAGTCGACTCTGGCGAAGCTGTTCCTGCAGCTGGAGCGACTGACCTCGGGCGAGATCCACTTCGACGGCAAGAAGCTCGGTGGGCTCAACCGCGCCGAAGAGCTCGCCTTCCGCCGTCGTGTCCAGCCGGTCTTCCAAGACCCGTATGGAACTCTCGACCCGCAGTACAGTGTCGGCGACACGATCGCCGAGCCCATGCGCGTGCACAAGTTCGGCAGCCAGAAGGAACGGTCGGCACGCGTACGCGAACTGCTCGACCAGGTGTCGCTTCCGACGGCGGCGAAGGACCGGTATCCGAGCGAGCTCTCGGGCGGTCAGCGCCAGCGAGTCGCGATCGCTCGCGCCCTGGCGCTGAAGCCGGACGTGCTCGTGCTCGACGAGGCCGTGTCGGCGCTCGACGTGCTCGTGCAGGGACAGATCCTGAACCTGCTCACCGAGTTGCAGACCGAACTCGACCTGACGTACCTCTTCATCACGCACGATCTCGCGGTCGTGCGTCTCGTGGCCGACAACGTCTCGGTCATGCGCCGGGGCCGGCTCGTGGAGTCGGCGACCACCGACGAGGTGTTCGATCACTCGACGGAGGACTACACGCGCGAACTGCTCGCGGCCATCCCCGGTGCGGGATTCCAGTTCGGCGTCTGA
- a CDS encoding PH domain-containing protein produces MSKTYRPASATIAVVGAGLLGAFLLGDAFVRGGVVQGLLLAPWVLLAVWLIYTLLYAPYVATDERAIVIANPLRVTRVPWPAVSDIRLRWQVTVDTVDGRSIAAFGGPSPSRPARVGRGAWSSVREEAAKMPTAVREIEEIRAAWDENASEAPAEPITRSWNRAVLIPLAVIVVWAAIALVFGG; encoded by the coding sequence ATGAGCAAGACCTACCGTCCGGCGTCGGCGACCATCGCGGTCGTCGGCGCCGGTCTGCTCGGTGCCTTCCTCCTCGGGGACGCCTTCGTGCGGGGCGGCGTAGTGCAGGGGCTGCTGCTCGCGCCGTGGGTCCTTCTCGCGGTGTGGCTGATCTATACGCTGCTCTACGCTCCGTACGTGGCGACCGACGAGCGGGCGATCGTGATCGCGAACCCGCTCCGTGTGACACGGGTGCCGTGGCCGGCGGTGAGCGACATCCGGCTGCGCTGGCAGGTCACCGTAGACACCGTCGACGGGCGGTCCATCGCGGCCTTCGGCGGGCCGTCGCCGAGCAGACCGGCGCGCGTCGGACGCGGCGCCTGGTCGAGCGTGCGCGAAGAAGCAGCGAAGATGCCGACCGCGGTGAGAGAGATCGAAGAGATCCGCGCCGCGTGGGATGAGAACGCCTCGGAGGCACCCGCAGAGCCCATCACCCGCTCCTGGAACCGTGCCGTGCTGATCCCGCTCGCGGTGATCGTCGTGTGGGCGGCGATCGCGCTCGTTTTCGGCGGCTGA